The sequence ATCACTACATTGATATGCCTTTTGATCTTTCAAAGGTTTTCTTTGTAGCAACTGCTAATGATCTTAGAAATGTTTCTGCTCCTTTAAGAGATAGAATGGAGATAATTAATATCTCGTCTTATACAGAGTTTGAAAAACTTCATATAGCTAAAAAATATCTAATTAAACAAGCTAAAGAGGAAAATGGATTAAAAGATTATGACATCCAAATCTCTAACAATGTAATTATGAAAATAATTGATGAATATACTAGAGAAGCTGGAGTTAGAAGTTTAAAAAGAGAATTTATCTCTCTATGTAGAAAACTAGCTAGAGATGCTGTTGAACAAGATAAAAAGAAATTTATCATCAAAAGCAGTAGCTTAGAAAAATACTTAGGAAAACCTAAATTTAGACCAGAAAAATTAAAAGAAAAAGAACCTAAACTAGGAGTTGTAAATGGTTTAGCTTGGACTTCTGTTGGAGGAGTAACTCTTGAGGTTCAAGGTGTTTCTATTCCTGGAAAAGGAGAACTTTCTTTAACTGGTACTTTAGGAAATGTTATGAAAGAATCTGCTCAAGTTGCTTTCACTTATGTTAAAGCTAACCTTGATAAATACAAACTTGAAAATCCTGAGTTTTTTGAAAAGAAAAATATTCACCTTCACTTCCCAGAAGGAGCAACTCCAAAAGATGGACCTTCTGCAGGAATTACAATTGTAACTGCTATTTTATCTGTTTTAACTGGTAGAAAAGTAAGACAAGATATAGCTATGACTGGAGAGGTTACTATAACTGGAGAGGTATTAGCTATAGGTGGAGTTAAGGAAAAGGTTATTGGAGCTCATAGAGCTGGAATAAGAGAAGTTATCCTACCTGAAGATAACAGAGTAGATGAAAGCGATATTCCAGCAGAAGTAGCAAAGACTATGAAGATTCACTTTGTTAAAACTTATGATGAAGTTGAAAAATTAGTATTTGCTTAAAATAATATTTAAAAGGGGAATTTTATGAAAATAAAACAAGCTGATTTTGTTAAATCTGCAGTATATGAAAAAGATTACCCAGAGCAACTTAAAAATATGGAATTTGCTTTTGTTGGAAGATCTAATGTTGGAAAATCCTCTTTAATCAATAGCATAACTGGTAGAAAAAAACTTGCTAAAACAAGTAAAACTCCTGGAAGAACTCAACTTATAAATTTCTTTAGTGTAAATAAAGAGTTTTATATAGTTGACCTTCCTGGATATGGATTTGCCAAAGTTCCAAAAGAGATGAAAGTTGAATGGGGAAAAACTATGGATAGGTATATTGCT is a genomic window of uncultured Fusobacterium sp. containing:
- the yihA gene encoding ribosome biogenesis GTP-binding protein YihA/YsxC — its product is MKIKQADFVKSAVYEKDYPEQLKNMEFAFVGRSNVGKSSLINSITGRKKLAKTSKTPGRTQLINFFSVNKEFYIVDLPGYGFAKVPKEMKVEWGKTMDRYIASSRNKLVFVLLDIRRIPSQEDIDMLVYLDHHDIPFKIIFTKMDKVSNNEKFKLLKDIKKKVEFHNDDVLFHSSLTDKGKDDILAFIESLITTEENKEEEI